One window of Trifolium pratense cultivar HEN17-A07 linkage group LG5, ARS_RC_1.1, whole genome shotgun sequence genomic DNA carries:
- the LOC123884352 gene encoding protein phosphatase 2C 77-like isoform X2, with product MEEISSTVAVPLTLGNLIQKESVMTNLMANTATVLILNPTTSIEGCQSFSVGSDDNDDTDISLQHKISVSLEVKENQVAAETVAEMVLESDSNGRNDDEFMIANDFPRIHNPSSQSDVGNKIGSFKEESAISRTNLSEMNTPNTVMVDGSNHDQSVLYESVKNMASVVMKHECKPDGSDTKPIDVVHEIPEKQTCTTNCDNALELSDTPRCGFSSVCGRRQEMEDAIVVKPQLFQVPSMMLMDDHVNANTKHSLAHFFGVFDGHGGSQVAHYCQTHLHSVLIEEIEAAESSLPETNEKENWQDQWKKVLTNCFKKVDDKIVGVNAYNGGSNSNDGSESSTEETLAPECAGSTALVAVLTQTHIIVANCGDSRAVLCRGKEALPLSTDHRPDIEDEQERIEAAGGKIIQWNGYRVLGVLAVSRSIGDRYLKPWIIPDPEVNCILREKTDECLILASDGLWDVIKNEEACEIARKRILIWHKKNGTNISTGQVDGVDPAAQYAADYLSKLALQRASKDNISVIVIDLKAQREFKRKE from the exons ATGGAGGAAATAAGTTCGACGGTCGCAGTGCCATTAACACTTGGGAATTTAATACAAAAGGAGTCAGTTATGACAAATCTTATGGCAAATACAGCAACAGTTTTAATATTAAATCCTACTACTTCAATTGAGGGTTGTCAATCCTTTTCTGTAGGAAGTGACGATAACGACGACACAGATATTAGTCTACAGCATAAAATATCAGTGTCTCTAGAGGTTAAGGAGAATCAAGTTGCAGCTGAAACGGTCGCAGAAATGGTTCTTGAAAGTGACAGTAATGGAAGAAATGATGATGAATTCATGATAGCTAATGATTTTCCGCGTATACATAATCCATCCTCTCAATCTGATGTTGGTAACAAAATCGGTTCTTTTAAGGAGGAGTCTGCAATTTCAAGGACTAATTTGTCAGAAATGAACACACCGAATACCGTCATGGTTGATGGTAGTAACCATGATCAGTCTGTTTTGTACGAGTCCGTGAAGAACATGGCTTCTGTTGTGATGAAACATGAGTGTAAGCCAGATGGTTCTGATACAAAACCAATTGATGTAGTTCATGAGATTCCAGAGAAGCAAACATGCACAACAAACTGTGATAATGCTTTGGAATTGAGCGATACTCCTCGTTGTGGTTTCTCATCGGTTTGTGGAAGGAGACAAGAAATGGAAGATGCTATTGTTGTTAAGCCTCAACTTTTTCAAGTACCTTCAATGATGTTAATGGATGACCATGTGAATGCAAACACAAAGCACTCACTAGCACACTTTTTTGGTGTCTTTGATGGACACGGGGGAAGTCAG GTTGCCCATTACTGCCAGACACATCTTCATTCAGTTTTGATTGAGGAGATAGAAGCTGCAGAATCAAGTTTACCTGAAACTAATGAAAAGGAAAATTGGCAGGACCAATGGAAGAAAGTACTCACCAATTGCTTTAAAAAAGTAGATGATAAAATCGTAGGAGTTAATGCATATAATGGTGGAAGTAACAGTAATGACGGATCTGAGTCAAGTACTGAAGAAACTCTTGCTCCTGAGTGTGCTGGATCAACTGCACTGGTTGCAGTTTTAACTCAAACTCATATAATAGTTGCGAATTGTGGCGATTCAAGAGCAGTCTTATGTCGAGGGAAAGAAGCACTTCCATTGTCTACTGACCATAGA CCAGATATAGAGGATGAGCAGGAAAGGATAGAAGCTGCCGGAGGAAAGATCATACAATGGAATGGATACCGTGTTCTTGGTGTTTTGGCAGTGTCAAGGTCCATAG GTGATAGATACTTGAAACCATGGATAATTCCAGATCCAGAAGTCAACTGCATCCTTAGAGAGAAAACAGACGAGTGCCTTATTCTAGCAAGTGATGGTTTATGGGATGtcataaaaaatgaagaagCCTGTGAAATTGCTCGAAAGCGAATCCTTATTTGGCATAAGAAGAATGGAACCAATATATCAACAGGACAAGTCGATGGAGTTGATCCTGCTGCTCAGTATGCTGCAGATTATCTATCAAAACTTGCCCTTCAAAGGGCAAGCAAAGATAATATCTCAGTTATTGTTATAGACTTGAAGGCTCAAAGAGAGTTCAAGAGAAAGGAATAA
- the LOC123884352 gene encoding protein phosphatase 2C 77-like isoform X1: protein MEEISSTVAVPLTLGNLIQKESVMTNLMANTATVLILNPTTSIEGCQSFSVGSDDNDDTDISLQHKISVSLEVKENQVAAETVAEMVLESDSNGRNDDEFMIANDFPRIHNPSSQSDVGNKIGSFKEESAISRTNLSEMNTPNTVMVDGSNHDQSVLYESVKNMASVVMKHECKPDGSDTKPIDVVHEIPEKQTCTTNCDNALELSDTPRCGFSSVCGRRQEMEDAIVVKPQLFQVPSMMLMDDHVNANTKHSLAHFFGVFDGHGGSQIVMASQVAHYCQTHLHSVLIEEIEAAESSLPETNEKENWQDQWKKVLTNCFKKVDDKIVGVNAYNGGSNSNDGSESSTEETLAPECAGSTALVAVLTQTHIIVANCGDSRAVLCRGKEALPLSTDHRPDIEDEQERIEAAGGKIIQWNGYRVLGVLAVSRSIGDRYLKPWIIPDPEVNCILREKTDECLILASDGLWDVIKNEEACEIARKRILIWHKKNGTNISTGQVDGVDPAAQYAADYLSKLALQRASKDNISVIVIDLKAQREFKRKE from the exons ATGGAGGAAATAAGTTCGACGGTCGCAGTGCCATTAACACTTGGGAATTTAATACAAAAGGAGTCAGTTATGACAAATCTTATGGCAAATACAGCAACAGTTTTAATATTAAATCCTACTACTTCAATTGAGGGTTGTCAATCCTTTTCTGTAGGAAGTGACGATAACGACGACACAGATATTAGTCTACAGCATAAAATATCAGTGTCTCTAGAGGTTAAGGAGAATCAAGTTGCAGCTGAAACGGTCGCAGAAATGGTTCTTGAAAGTGACAGTAATGGAAGAAATGATGATGAATTCATGATAGCTAATGATTTTCCGCGTATACATAATCCATCCTCTCAATCTGATGTTGGTAACAAAATCGGTTCTTTTAAGGAGGAGTCTGCAATTTCAAGGACTAATTTGTCAGAAATGAACACACCGAATACCGTCATGGTTGATGGTAGTAACCATGATCAGTCTGTTTTGTACGAGTCCGTGAAGAACATGGCTTCTGTTGTGATGAAACATGAGTGTAAGCCAGATGGTTCTGATACAAAACCAATTGATGTAGTTCATGAGATTCCAGAGAAGCAAACATGCACAACAAACTGTGATAATGCTTTGGAATTGAGCGATACTCCTCGTTGTGGTTTCTCATCGGTTTGTGGAAGGAGACAAGAAATGGAAGATGCTATTGTTGTTAAGCCTCAACTTTTTCAAGTACCTTCAATGATGTTAATGGATGACCATGTGAATGCAAACACAAAGCACTCACTAGCACACTTTTTTGGTGTCTTTGATGGACACGGGGGAAGTCAG ATTGTGATGGCTTCACAGGTTGCCCATTACTGCCAGACACATCTTCATTCAGTTTTGATTGAGGAGATAGAAGCTGCAGAATCAAGTTTACCTGAAACTAATGAAAAGGAAAATTGGCAGGACCAATGGAAGAAAGTACTCACCAATTGCTTTAAAAAAGTAGATGATAAAATCGTAGGAGTTAATGCATATAATGGTGGAAGTAACAGTAATGACGGATCTGAGTCAAGTACTGAAGAAACTCTTGCTCCTGAGTGTGCTGGATCAACTGCACTGGTTGCAGTTTTAACTCAAACTCATATAATAGTTGCGAATTGTGGCGATTCAAGAGCAGTCTTATGTCGAGGGAAAGAAGCACTTCCATTGTCTACTGACCATAGA CCAGATATAGAGGATGAGCAGGAAAGGATAGAAGCTGCCGGAGGAAAGATCATACAATGGAATGGATACCGTGTTCTTGGTGTTTTGGCAGTGTCAAGGTCCATAG GTGATAGATACTTGAAACCATGGATAATTCCAGATCCAGAAGTCAACTGCATCCTTAGAGAGAAAACAGACGAGTGCCTTATTCTAGCAAGTGATGGTTTATGGGATGtcataaaaaatgaagaagCCTGTGAAATTGCTCGAAAGCGAATCCTTATTTGGCATAAGAAGAATGGAACCAATATATCAACAGGACAAGTCGATGGAGTTGATCCTGCTGCTCAGTATGCTGCAGATTATCTATCAAAACTTGCCCTTCAAAGGGCAAGCAAAGATAATATCTCAGTTATTGTTATAGACTTGAAGGCTCAAAGAGAGTTCAAGAGAAAGGAATAA